In Erigeron canadensis isolate Cc75 chromosome 7, C_canadensis_v1, whole genome shotgun sequence, one DNA window encodes the following:
- the LOC122609440 gene encoding F-box/kelch-repeat protein At3g06240-like → MMNNGNGFQQHHVRRSKRLQQKHRNDNKLLLQLPEEVLTDEILIRLPAKQLARMRCVSKPFNGYISQPRFIKSHLDRNLVRNNSKDNEILLVINPNTVFTKRVQVTAHPSRSPDIQLNDLIKLPPDFPCPNSEWKVLGSVHGLICFTCGFDYQCFDIYIWNPSLLALMRLPNFTSPSRTHEDLSYKIQFGYDPKSDDYKVVKLMDHCEPEMQVEVYSMRKGTWQFISERFPSRAHPVDCGNKVIAGCHDGHVYRWGISFEFEMWVINEPESWVKVKHSALSHFTCNIKPMGFTPNNEFIYSAGNCDPLALYDPDTSKVKNFEVCRFFWETNIVQYVDSLVWIRPPKKHGNTSCVASGRLRVRS, encoded by the coding sequence ATGGTAATGGTTTTCAGCAGCATCATGTTCGACGATCTAAAAGACTACAACAAAAACATCGTAATGATAATAAATTATTACTACAACTCCCGGAGGAGGTTTTAACCGATGAGATACTCATCCGGTTACCGGCCAAACAGCTTGCTCGAATGAGGTGTGTTTCTAAACCCTTTAATGGCTATATATCTCAACCTCGCTTTATTAAGTCTCATCTTGATCGTAATTTAGTCCGTAACAACAGCAAAGATAATGAAATCCTTTTGGTCATAAACCCCAATACTGTGTTCACAAAACGAGTTCAGGTAACAGCACACCCCTCTCGATCCCCTGATATCCAACTCAATGATCTTATTAAGCTGCCCCCCGATTTCCCATGTCCTAACTCCGAATGGAAGGTTTTAGGTTCTGTTCACGGCTTAATATGTTTTACATGCGGATTTGATTATCAATGTTTCGATATATACATCTGGAACCCTTCTCTATTGGCTTTAATGCGTCTCCCAAACTTTACTAGCCCCTCTAGAACTCATGAGGATCTCTCGTATAAAATCCAGTTTGGTTATGATCCCAAATCTGATGATTACAAAGTTGTTAAGCTTATGGACCATTGTGAACCCGAAATGCAAGTTGAGGTGTACAGTATGAGAAAAGGGACATGGCAATTCATATCCGAACGCTTTCCCTCTAGAGCTCATCCGGTTGATTGTGGAAACAAAGTCATAGCTGGTTGTCATGATGGACATGTTTATCGATGGGGTATATCTTTTGAATTTGAGATGTGGGTAATCAATGAGCCTGAATCTTGGGTGAAAGTGAAACACTCTGCGTTATCACACTTTACTTGTAATATAAAACCTATGGGATTCACACCTAATAATGAATTTATTTACAGTGCTGGTAATTGTGATCCTTTAGCCTTGTATGATCCGGATACATCCAAGGTTAAAAACTTTGAGGTTTGTCGCTTTTTTTGGGAAACCAATATAGTTCAGTATGTGGATAGTCTGGTTTGGATAAGGCCCCCTAAGAAGCATGGTAACACCTCTTGTGTTGCATCTGGCCGGCTTCGGGTGAGATCTTGA